AAGAGACTCCCAAAAAACTTACATGGAGAATAGTCGCCGCTATCATCATCGCTCACATCTTCCATTTTTGCTACTTTCCTAAATCGCCCTTTAAAAGATATGTCTGGTGCAGAATGCCGCTTACGCTGGATCtccgcaagtttttcttcacCTACAACAAATTAATTACATCAGATAGCATAGAAGCAGACACCTAGAAGAACAAAAATACCTGAAACAAGATGACGAACAAAATGAAAAAATTCAGGAAGGATGCAAAATGAAATATGAAATACACCTAACGGGATGCTGGCCCATTTCCCTAGATGGAAACGGTCACATTCTAAAATATTAGCATGTTTATGTGACTATGAGTGATAATGGATAAAAAATTGAAATGTATAGTTGAACAGGAAAAGGAAAGATCACTAGCATGAAATATGAAATACCCTTAAATGGGACGCTGGCCGAATTCCCTAGATGGAAAAGGGTTACATTCGAACATATTAGCTTGTTTGTGTGAATATGCGTGACAATGGAAATAAATTTTGAAATGTATAGTTGAACAAGAAATGAAAGACCGCTAGGCTGAATACTAATTTATCGGTAACAGTATTTCATGCATTACACATACAATTTTGCATGCAACAAGGAAAAAGATGTCGTAGTTGGTAAAACATGGCTAAGATTAATGCTGaaacaatgaacaacaagcacaaaCCTTGCTGAAAAGAATCAGGTTTGGGGGGTAAAGGGTAATTTTCTTCTACCAGCTTAAGAAGAAGCTCCCGAGGACCAGAAACAAAGTCTTCCATTTCAACACCCTGATTCAAAGTTGAAATAATCAATTTGCAAGGAGCAAcgttgagagagagagggggggggAGTTCAGCAGGAGACATTAACGCACGTATTTTGTGACAGCTTCCTCTGTTCGAgcctctccggtgctctggagacCAATCACCACACATTTATTCTCAGCCAAGGCCTCCTTAGCCAACTTCACAACAGCAGGCACCTTCGCAGACATGCACATATGCCTGAAGAAACGCTGCAAAATATAAGGCATCAATTTTACATGAATAACATGTATAGCTACTTTTTCGAAGGCATCCTTATCTACCAATGCTCCTTATGCTATATTGTAAGCTATGCTGAAAAGAAGGGCAATATGATGTTCGAAAACAATGCAGCCATGGAACTGTAAAGGATGCAGAATTGGAGAAGGCAATAAAATTTGAGAAGTTAGTTTCTAGAAAAGATGCAAGGAAGCAACACCTGATGGCTGGCCCAGTATAACCGCCATATTTGATTTGAAGTGCCTTTCTCCTCTCCAGATAATTCACCTGCTGATAGGAGCTCAAGCCGCAACTCAGCCCAGAATTCGGCTgcctttccatacatattctgcATTGCCAATACAAGATGGTGTAACTTTATCATGAGGTAACAGTAATTTTTGTGAAGACACGGATAGAAAGGCTGCGCAAAATCAATTGACTGTAACACATAAATAGCACCAGTAAACATTTTTTTTCTCAAACACAAATAAACAAACAATAAATTAGGATACAAACTACAAAGAGTATCACTTTAATGAATAAGGAAACATCGAGTGTGAAAAAAACATAAAGTGCGAAGTAACCATGCCACCAAAAATTAAGCTACTAGAAGGGAAAAAAATAGGCCAACATTTTGTGATTTTACCATCATTCTTTCTTCAAGAGGAGCCTCCACAATATCAAAATCAGCACCTTTATAGCTTAGTGTACGACAAACATACATACCCCTGCAGGACATTTAATGAAAGGAGCACTCAATATATCACTCTGTAAAGAGCAAGCATCAGACAATACTTCAAACAGAAAAGGTCAGATGAATTGTAGTCAATTTCCAATTCATACAACACAAAGGCACATGGTAATTGGTACACATTCAGCTGGACTCTTCATGTCATTGTACATGAGATCTGCAAAGAACACTAACCTAGCTTTCATGTCCATAGCAACAAGTTCAAGAGCACCCACACCACCTTTCTCAAGAGCGCCTGCAAATGTTTCCATAAAGTATGAACGACTACAAACATTTGGTTGATTCTACTGGAATTTACAGCAGTTGCTTCCAATAAAGCATAGAGAAGTAATATATGGCATGCAATTGCAAAGCTTCACTAACAAGACTCATAGAACCCCAAAAAAACACAGTAACTGCTGAACATAACACAAAACACAAATACTCAGTGTCTTGCACAAAAACTAAACATCCGGCACCAGGCGCACTCCAGAAACGATAGTTTAAATTAACTAAAGGTGCAGCTTGAATACTCGGAGCAGCAATAAACCATAGGCAGTCTTCTACCACTATATTAGCAGTCTGTTTCCATAAACTTCTGCTGATTCCTTACGAGATGTGTCTGGTACCAACGAAGTCATCCTTTCCACAGTAAAGTCAGATGATCCGACTGATGCAATCTCAACTGTCCCACAACTATATTAGCAGTCTGTTTCCATAAACTTCCAGTGATCCTTATGAGATGTATGTGGTTCCAACCAATTCATTATTTGCACAAATGACCCTACTGTTGCAATCTAAACATATTTAAGGACAGCTCGCATTTGCAACATTGTATTGTGTTGCACGCTCAAATCTATCTAGTTAGGAGAACATTTACTTATTCTGTTATAAAGCTTAAAACATCTGTTTTCAACTAACTATTACATGAAAGATTAAAGTAAAAGGATAAATCATTGAACCTAAAAATTGAGGAAAATCCTGAAATGATGTTCCATCGCCCCAGAGTCCAAGTCGAACCATATAGCCCAAATTTCTTGGTTCCGATGCACCAGTTGCTGAGCAGTACACAACACGAGCCTCGGGTAATTTTTCCTGTGATGTCATATTGGTGATATCATAGTATTAATTTAACATGTATATATCAAATATATATTATTTCAAACATGACGAAGCAATATCAAATATTACCATAATTTATGTGCACCATTGAAGCAAATATCATGGTAGAACTGAGCTAAAGGTTAAAATGTTGAGATAGTATCAAAATCTGATTAATGCCTTCAGCATTATATCTGTCTTTGGAATTTGTTTATCGCTACAAATTTTAAGTTATTAAAATAAAACAAGAATAACACACAGTAATCTTGTTTTCTAGTTCTAAAATACCTTACTCTAGAAAAATGTTTAGCAAGATCTGCAATGCGGGCGCAAACTTACCAATAAAATGTTGTTGTCTAATTCTGAAGTACCTTACAATATAAAATGCATAGCATGATATGCGTTTCAGGTGCACACTTGAAAACTGTATATCATATTGTTTTTTCATACTGCAAAAGTCCAAACTTGGCATGCAGCAACAAATTAATGTAAGTTACACACTCTTATATTGACAACCCATCAGATCATGGTAGTAGGAGGAATATTTGTCTGTTGTTGAACGTAAATGGACCCTAATTTTCTTTAAGAAATACTTTGAACTAAAAccccgacacttattatggatcggagggagtaccaaaGATACACTATGTACAGATTAGATTAATGCACGGTTGCAAACACAGTGAACAATAAATACTTATTTTCTGGTTAAATTATGATTCCAGCTGTATACACACCTGGATCTCAAGAACTGCTTTACCAGTGCGAGTGGGCTGGCTCCCTGCATCAGGAATCAGATTCTTGGCCTTGTGGCACTGCAAGGAAAATATGATGTAAGCACAGTACACTCAGGTATACAAAAATGGCAACAAAACAAACATTATGCAATAGCAAAAATAGACAGAAAGTTCAGCTCTGTTTGTTCTTTCTTCTCGCTGCAAATCCAAATCTTTAAATCATACATTACCTCATCAAACACTAGAAGGCCATCAAACTCATGTCCACACCATTGGACTAGTTGCTGCAAACGAGAACGGCCTCGCTCAGATGATGCTATTAAGCTGCTGTATGTTACAAAAATTACCCCATTCTTGATCCCAATTGCCTTTGAGTCTAGCTTAGAATATGGTAGCTTATTCAAAGGATGCACTGCATGAATATGAAATATAGAGTTGGAAATATCAACcataaatatgaaatgcaaactgAGTACACAAAACAATCTACCTAGCAGTTGGAAGAAAACAACTTCTATTTTGTGGAGAATTTCTCTCGAACGGTGTAAAGCGTGAGAACCAGAAGTCTCATGGAACTCCtaaataaagtcatgtgagtacaGTGCCGGTCGATACCCTTGGTATTCAATCATTTAATTATCTAAATAGGACAGCACCAATATTCTGGTACAAGTCAACTTAAAGGTTATGCATCCTCTTTCATCTGAGGTTCTCATTATCCTAATACTTAGCATATGATCAATGATCCTACTGGACATTTCTGTGATCACAAGATATCCCAACCCTAATTGTATGTTTGTGAACAAAATATTATGTTTAGATAGTGCACTGTGTAAGAAAACAAACATGTACGGAACACATGCACTTCTATTGTCGCTACACCCATTACAGTTTATTGTTTAAACTTTTCTCGTGGTTTTTCAATGTGCCACAGATACCATTCGTAATTTCATACTGTGGCGTCGTATTTTAGATTTATACCATAATATTTCAAATTTAGAATGTAATAAGCTCATATACATACCAAATCCATACACATATAGGGTTAGTTTGGTTCTATGCCAAAGCTGGCCCTGCCAAAAGAACTTGGCACGCCCGTGACTCTTCGGCTCGTTTGGATGGACACCAATTGGCTAACCGCCTAACCCAGCCTAGTCTCTGCCCCGGGATAGTGTATTTCTCGCCAATTCGCAGGCAAACAGCGGGCAGACAGTTCCTTCGCCAAAAAAGTTGGTCACGCCAAGATTGTTAGGGCTTGCCGGTGCTAAAACCAAACGAGCCCATAAACATTTTAAACATACACATAACCACCCCACCCAGCCAACGGAAAAAAGGGCACTGTATTACTTGTCTGGCTTGCCACTTGATGCATCTAGAAGTCTTGAATGCCATGGCCGGCATCCAGATACACAGTGACACTAAACGCCGTCAAGAGAGAGGAAAGATTGTGGATGCAGTGCGACAGGGCTGCAACTTGTTTTGCCATGGCGGTATTCGAGCCATGAGTGTGCTGTTCGTGTACTGTGGGTATTGACCAATTCCTAGGCTTGTAATTATGCTCTTTATTGCATCTTTTAGAGAGAAAAGTACACAAATGATTTGCAGATCGTTGAGTCAAGTCACCATAGGACCAAATTGCTGGATATCAGTAACTAGTCATAGCTAGGCAGCAGACATAGAATGGGTGGACTGGACTACAATGCTACTGCTATAGTTACAGGAAATAGAAAGAAGACTCACAAGAGTTACAAAGCTAGGTTCCCAGTTCCTGCCAACTACTTGCAACAGAGTACACAAATTTACTATATCATGTTtggttaacttcattaataatttagAGCAAAGAATAGTAAATATACGGCATATTACGATGCATTTATTGCTAGATTGAAATAGTCTATGATTTACGAACTATTGCAATCTATAAATAAAGAGAAACATTCACACTTGATCACTCCCTGCTAGCATTTCTTGATAAGCATTGTGTTGTTACATCCATGTGTCATGAAGAGGCATTGACTTGATATTAAAAGACCGCTCAATTTTAATAGGTTTCATACCTTGCACACATTTTGCACCAACGTCGTCTAAATCTCTTCGTGCATCATACTTCAAGTCAGAACCAACAGATACCCACCTGGAAATCGTGAGTACAAATTTAGCTAATGGTAAGTAATGAAGAATACAGAATGCCCTACAATTATACAAATTTAGCTAACGGTAAGTAATGAATAATACAGAATGGCTACAATTATATTTCAAAACTTTAGCAAAGCAGCAACTGGCTGGGAGTCCTTGCCAGAAGTCTTACACTGCCTTATGCCTTCCCTGCTGCCAATTTTCCCAGATTAATCCAGCAATTGTTCGGCCCTTGCCAACACCGGCACCATCACCAACAAAAAAACCTGCCCTATCACCAGTAGGGAGATGATGAAGGTGCCTCTGTCATACAACATCATCAGGATTCACAGGAGGTTCCATAAGTAAGACAGATAAACATGAATAGACCGAATCATTGAATGCCAACTGACCTGACAAGCATAAACTAATGTCTCGATTTGCAAGCAAGATAACGTCTTAGTCTTGTCCAATTCATCCATGATGTTCAACTCGTAAGTCGGTTCAGGAGGTTGTACGGCTGACAGCGAAGAAGTTTCCACTACTGGATCTGGATGAGGCAGACCAAGAGATAGCTTGGGAGGCCTCTGGAGAAGTGGAAATGTGTGCAGATACGGAAAATTATAAAGCAATTGGATGAAGAGATAATAATAATAACTGTAAGAAGTAGTAGAAAGCATTTACGGACGCAGCGGTTAAAGTAAATGGAGCTCTTACGTAATCAGTGAAAGTTTCTCCGACGGTGCCACCTTCATCTTCTTCGCGCTCAACATCAACAGCAACCTGCGTTTGGAAAAATTTAAACACAGTAAGGGCATGGCTGCGAGCCCAATTTTAGAGCAATGAAGCGGACATCGAGACGTAATGCTCAAGTAAGATAGTACACCAGAGCAGCTGGCTGTTTATGAGAAATGTGACAATCAATCCACACAAACTATTTAGCAGCCTCGCTATTTGAAGAGTGGATAATGATACATGAATCAGTATATACAGCAAATGCTAGAAGCATCAGTCTGAAACTGTTTGGCACATAATGGAATGCCATACCCCCCAACCTAAAAGCATTACCTCATTGATCTCCTCGGGCACTTCCGCGGTGGGCAACACGGGAGCAGGAATAGACGATGGAGGCGTGGCCCCCGAGGCCGGGGGCGCGCCGTTGGTGGTGGCGGTAAGGAAGTTGTGGAGGTTGGAGACGTCGACGGCAAGGTCGACGCCGCACTGCGGGCAGCGGAAGTTGGCCAGGCCGTGGGGCACGTTGAGTACGGCCTGGCAGCGCACGCAGGTGAGCTGGATCTTCGTGGGGTCCACCCCCTGCGCCTGCGACGTCTGCGACGCCCGCCTCCGGGGCTGCGGCGGCGCGGGGAGTGCGGGCGCGGAGGAAGTGGGCGGGGAGGAGGAGGGGGGCTTGGGCATGAGCTGCGGGGGCAGGCGCTGCGCCATCTGGCACTTGGGGCAGATGAACTCGGTCATGCCGGGGGCGACGGCGAGGACGCCGCGGCAGCCCGCGCAGCGCACCTGTAAGGGCGCGGGGGGCGGCGAGggggaggaggagccgccggccATCGGCGCCGGCGGTGAGGGTTTGGAGGGGACAGGAGGGAACGGGTGTTGTGCCTGATTTCGGTCCTCCTTCCTTCGTTGggtaagaggaagaggaagaggagccgaggagggaggGGGGAGAAACCGAAGCGGCAGCAGAGTGGGTTGGTCGGTCTGGCTCTGCGACTCTGTGCCTACTGGCCTAG
This region of Lolium perenne isolate Kyuss_39 chromosome 2, Kyuss_2.0, whole genome shotgun sequence genomic DNA includes:
- the LOC127336273 gene encoding protein FORGETTER 1: MAGGSSSPSPPPAPLQVRCAGCRGVLAVAPGMTEFICPKCQMAQRLPPQLMPKPPSSSPPTSSAPALPAPPQPRRRASQTSQAQGVDPTKIQLTCVRCQAVLNVPHGLANFRCPQCGVDLAVDVSNLHNFLTATTNGAPPASGATPPSSIPAPVLPTAEVPEEINEVAVDVEREEDEGGTVGETFTDYRPPKLSLGLPHPDPVVETSSLSAVQPPEPTYELNIMDELDKTKTLSCLQIETLVYACQRHLHHLPTGDRAGFFVGDGAGVGKGRTIAGLIWENWQQGRHKAVWVSVGSDLKYDARRDLDDVGAKCVQVHPLNKLPYSKLDSKAIGIKNGVIFVTYSSLIASSERGRSRLQQLVQWCGHEFDGLLVFDECHKAKNLIPDAGSQPTRTGKAVLEIQEKLPEARVVYCSATGASEPRNLGYMVRLGLWGDGTSFQDFPQFLGALEKGGVGALELVAMDMKARGMYVCRTLSYKGADFDIVEAPLEERMMNMYGKAAEFWAELRLELLSAGELSGEEKGTSNQIWRLYWASHQRFFRHMCMSAKVPAVVKLAKEALAENKCVVIGLQSTGEARTEEAVTKYGVEMEDFVSGPRELLLKLVEENYPLPPKPDSFQQGEEKLAEIQRKRHSAPDISFKGRFRKVAKMEDVSDDDSGDYSPSESSDHESSSSDEEFHMCQICNSEEEKSLLLNCSGCSLRVHPSCLTPPWTGMLTDDWSCYSCKKAEGQEQEHDANVADFSKRYDTAVERKLKILDVIRSLDLPNNPLDDIIDQLGGPDKVAEITGRRGMLIRASDGKGVVYQARNAKEVSMEMINMHEKQQFMDDKKLIAIISEAGSAGVSLHADRRAKNQRRRVHVTLELPWSADRAIQQFGRTHRSNQTSAPQYRLLFTNLGGEKRFASIVAKRLESLGALTQGDRRAGPSLSAFNYDSNYGKKALTMVYKGIMEQDSFPVVPPSCSDNQASIQEFITKAKIALVSVGIIRDSIVCNGKDAGKLSGRIVDSDMHDVARFLNRLLGLAPDIQNRLFDLFTSILDVVLHNARREGQLDSGIVDIKAKNVEMKEPPKTVHIDSLSGASTVLFTFIIDRGVTWESAKAMLDGRENDSAGSSNDGFYESKREWMGRRHFTLALEGSTEGTYKIVRPAIGEALREMPLTELKSKYRKVSSIDKVSKGWQDEYDASSKQCMHGSKCKVGSYCTVGRRLQEFNILGGLILPVWGTIEKALAKQVYQNHKRVRVVRLETTNDNQRIVGLFIPNAAVESVLTGLQWVQDVKD